GCGACCTCCCAGAgagtcaccctctcccccgcccagCATGCGTCAGCAGGGCGCTCTCGCCTACGGTactcgccgtcctccgacACGCGCCCTATTCGGGGCCGAAAAGGGCAGCCAGAGGGCGTGGGGCCGCGGCGTGCGGggcacctcccccccgcttccctccagggccctccgcccctcactctttctccGCCTTCCACCCTCCTTACCACCTCCcttgcccccttcctcctctccagaCTCACTGGCACATTCCGTCTCgatccccacccccgcccacCCTCATGCACACACAATCCGCCGCACACAAGCCTTCATCCTCACACCCCCTTCTACtctcccacccgcccacgTGTTGGCCGGCGTCACTGGCCCCCTGGCACGCACCCGCGGCACTGCCAGCATGTCccgcgaccgcagcagcacgcaccggcgccgcagcgtcgccgcacgcctgatgcggctcgccgcagcgggcctcgtcatggccgtcggtgccgccgccgtgtgggcgcaggccgccggccatcactgcatccacgacaagctgcaggcccgcgtgctgcagtcggtggcgcagcagcacaggcctCCCGGCAGCGTCTCGGCCCTCGGTCTGCCCTACGTGTTCGCCGaccccatcagcagcgctcacaCCGTCGACTGGGCGCAGGCCGacagcacgtcgccgagTGTCGCGCACTCCGCGGACTGGGGTGCTATGCGGATCTACGTCTCTTACGCAGACCTCATAGACCCCGACTACTACTGCTCCTACGTCGGGCAGCTTATTGACAACCATCACGGTGCCATCGACATCTGCGAAGCCAAAGACATCCTCACGGACGTGAAGCGCCACACTCTGATCAACATCCTCTTaccactggcgctgcagctgcacgtagAGCGGCTGAAGGTGAAGCAGGTGCAGGGTACCTGGAAGGTGACCGGCATGGAGGGCGACGTGTGCGGCGAGTTCAAGGTGCCGGAGGAACACGTCACGGTAGGCTTCAGCAACATcgacttcgtgctgtacgtcGCCTCGGTGCCCAGCGAGCCGGGTGTGATAGCGTGGGCTGTAATGTGCGAGGCGTTCCCTGACGGCCGACCTGCC
The sequence above is a segment of the Leishmania braziliensis MHOM/BR/75/M2904 WGS CADA00000000 data, contig 3, whole genome shotgun sequence genome. Coding sequences within it:
- the GP63-2 gene encoding GP63, leishmanolysin; translation: MRQQGALAYGTRRPPTRALFGAEKGSQRAWGRGVRGTSPPLPSRALRPSLFLRLPPSLPPPLPPSSSPDSLAHSVSIPTPAHPHAHTIRRTQAFILTPPSTLPPAHVLAGVTGPLARTRGTASMSRDRSSTHRRRSVAARLMRLAAAGLVMAVGAAAVWAQAAGHHCIHDKLQARVLQSVAQQHRPPGSVSALGLPYVFADPISSAHTVDWAQADSTSPSVAHSADWGAMRIYVSYADLIDPDYYCSYVGQLIDNHHGAIDICEAKDILTDVKRHTLINILLPLALQLHVERLKVKQVQGTWKVTGMEGDVCGEFKVPEEHVTVGFSNIDFVLYVASVPSEPGVIAWAVMCEAFPDGRPAVGVMNIPAATIGSAYDQIMVRTVAHEVAHALGFDLTIFEDLELIDDVKDLRGRDYYVPVVNSPTVVAKAREQYGCATLEYLELEDQGGSDSAGSHLKGRNAQDELMAPDMGAGYYTALTMAIFQDLGFYQADFSMAEVMPWAYLATCDFLTKKCMERNITQWPEMFCNTTERRYRCPSDRLKIGTCSIATYDNPLPTYFQYFTKTSVGGRSSFMDYCPVIVGYSTAACNQDPSMASPSLKEFNVFSDAARCLDGVFRPKHSTGPPGPYNGLCANVKCDRAHHTYSVQVYGSSGYVACTPGQRLELATTSTAFVEGSYIMCPLYVEVCQANIKGVIDFEGDAADTAAV